One genomic window of Paraburkholderia phytofirmans PsJN includes the following:
- a CDS encoding glycosyl hydrolase family 28-related protein, with protein MTNRRQAIKGALAGTILSAAAAVNGQTKPDASSVDTGLSKDTPSGTGNAQSIAFKAAAPTSIVRTVAEELNDADINPKRFGAKGDGRSDDSVAIQSAIDLLESRGGGVVRFPAGRYRCNIVLKNGVSLVSSSTMFGYLPGHISGVTLVQADHGFVVDTPSTLVRGIGISGINFEGCGANLNGGGVRFQLVKWAAIRRCTANNFADQGFQHLAGFGVVFEDILTTNVLLNRQRDRISGCIETFGTDDFLNRIEANPSLIAGRGLVTPDLLLCGIVVGGANNFLSNCIGEDAERGIYIAPLRGSQHRISQCRGDSNIGHGFYVDGSAIWSTCFGYNNSSAGVGTYSGFYMSSKSRSNILTSCRSEGRKERLQKYGFEDYVSESDPDARNQYFACAGSFNQAGLFLVQNHEGSSVAGAPLTIKPPAGTRIVNVTGSGLVVLDNYMTPTEISYFSGAADGQTIRVLGNPNVTIVHGSGIVTRLSKDVVLKADTIYAFTRYVDKWYMN; from the coding sequence GTGACTAACAGAAGGCAGGCAATCAAGGGTGCCCTGGCAGGCACGATTCTCAGCGCGGCGGCGGCCGTCAATGGGCAAACGAAACCGGACGCGTCATCTGTAGATACGGGGTTGTCGAAAGACACGCCGTCGGGAACAGGCAACGCTCAATCAATCGCATTCAAGGCGGCAGCACCGACGAGTATCGTCCGGACGGTGGCCGAAGAGTTGAACGATGCCGATATCAATCCCAAGCGATTTGGTGCAAAGGGTGATGGCCGCTCGGATGACAGCGTCGCGATCCAGTCCGCGATCGACCTGCTCGAATCACGTGGCGGCGGAGTAGTCCGCTTTCCTGCTGGGCGCTATCGCTGCAATATCGTCCTGAAGAACGGCGTGTCGCTGGTGTCGAGTAGCACGATGTTCGGTTATCTTCCGGGCCATATTTCTGGTGTAACTCTGGTACAGGCGGACCACGGCTTCGTGGTCGATACTCCGTCGACGCTCGTGCGCGGTATCGGCATCAGCGGCATCAATTTCGAAGGATGTGGCGCAAATTTAAATGGTGGCGGGGTGCGCTTTCAACTGGTCAAATGGGCCGCTATTCGACGTTGCACCGCCAACAATTTCGCCGACCAGGGATTTCAGCACCTCGCAGGATTTGGCGTCGTCTTTGAAGATATTCTGACGACAAACGTTTTGCTCAATCGCCAGCGCGACCGGATTTCCGGGTGTATCGAAACGTTCGGCACCGACGATTTCCTCAACCGTATCGAAGCCAACCCTTCCCTGATCGCGGGTCGCGGCCTGGTGACGCCGGACCTTCTTCTGTGCGGGATTGTCGTTGGCGGGGCAAATAATTTCCTGTCGAATTGCATTGGCGAAGACGCCGAGCGTGGCATCTACATCGCACCGTTGCGAGGATCACAGCACCGCATTTCGCAGTGCCGCGGCGACTCCAATATCGGCCACGGGTTCTATGTCGATGGCAGCGCGATATGGAGCACGTGCTTCGGCTATAACAATAGTTCCGCCGGGGTCGGCACCTATAGCGGCTTCTACATGTCGTCGAAGTCGCGCTCGAACATACTGACCTCATGCCGCTCTGAGGGTCGAAAAGAGCGTCTTCAGAAGTATGGTTTCGAGGATTACGTCAGTGAATCCGACCCGGATGCGCGCAATCAATACTTTGCATGCGCGGGAAGCTTCAATCAGGCCGGGTTGTTCCTGGTCCAGAACCATGAAGGGTCGAGCGTAGCCGGTGCGCCGCTCACCATTAAGCCTCCGGCTGGGACGCGGATCGTCAACGTCACCGGCTCAGGTCTCGTGGTGCTGGATAACTACATGACGCCCACGGAAATCTCGTATTTTTCCGGCGCCGCCGATGGTCAAACGATTCGCGTACTGGGGAATCCGAATGTGACCATCGTTCACGGATCGGGCATCGTGACGCGCTTATCTAAGGACGTTGTGCTGAAAGCGGACACAATCTACGCATTCACCCGATACGTCGACAAGTGGTACATGAATTGA
- a CDS encoding helix-turn-helix domain-containing protein has protein sequence MELVNTLPRCSRQSAMRTQTRELTRVDIALFNGFALPKVAAIIEIFQKANAFGASQQLHPRYDVSLLSAAGGRIASSSSVFVWTESVDSHQVTDDRHLLFIAGGAGVPHACRDERLSNWLRRRHPFSEIVHPIAEGRLLLEAAKLPSRYSALLYGDSETSDYYQVRALSEAPTEVATALRIVEEDMGSEVARHVAESVAPQQDMPWDMSVSRSGAPKVSEKIMASARWLEENVDRPVSIDAAAKIAAMSERNFLRRFKSEIGMTPSDYLLRARLNMSCRMLVESRLPVDKIARRCGIGSGGQLAKLFRKYLATTPTDYRMGREASPAEQA, from the coding sequence ATGGAGCTGGTAAATACTCTGCCGCGCTGCTCGCGGCAAAGTGCCATGAGAACGCAGACGCGTGAGTTGACTCGCGTCGACATAGCGTTGTTTAACGGGTTTGCGCTGCCAAAAGTGGCGGCAATCATCGAGATCTTCCAGAAAGCGAACGCATTCGGCGCATCGCAGCAATTGCATCCGCGTTACGACGTCTCATTGCTGTCGGCTGCGGGCGGCCGTATTGCAAGCTCGTCTTCGGTATTCGTCTGGACGGAGAGTGTCGACTCGCACCAGGTCACGGATGACAGACATCTGCTATTCATCGCAGGCGGCGCGGGCGTACCCCATGCCTGCCGCGACGAACGCCTGAGCAATTGGCTGCGCCGCAGGCATCCATTCAGCGAGATCGTTCATCCGATCGCCGAGGGCAGACTGCTCCTGGAAGCAGCCAAGCTTCCCAGCCGCTACAGTGCCCTCCTATATGGCGACAGTGAAACGAGCGACTACTATCAAGTGCGCGCACTGAGCGAAGCTCCGACTGAGGTCGCCACAGCACTGCGTATCGTGGAAGAGGATATGGGATCGGAGGTGGCGCGTCATGTCGCTGAATCGGTTGCGCCTCAGCAGGATATGCCTTGGGACATGTCCGTCTCCCGCAGCGGAGCGCCCAAAGTCAGTGAAAAGATTATGGCGTCGGCGCGCTGGTTGGAGGAAAACGTCGACCGGCCTGTTTCTATCGACGCGGCCGCGAAGATTGCCGCGATGAGCGAGCGCAACTTCCTGCGCCGCTTCAAGAGCGAGATCGGCATGACCCCCTCCGACTATCTGCTTCGTGCTCGTCTTAACATGAGTTGCCGGATGCTCGTCGAGTCGCGCTTGCCTGTCGATAAGATTGCACGGCGTTGCGGCATTGGCAGTGGCGGCCAGTTGGCCAAGCTGTTCAGGAAGTATCTCGCGACGACACCCACCGATTACCGCATGGGCAGGGAGGCGTCTCCGGCGGAGCAAGCCTGA
- the galU gene encoding UTP--glucose-1-phosphate uridylyltransferase GalU codes for MLKVTKAIFPVAGLGTRFLPATKASPKEMLPIVDKPLIQYAVEEAMAAGITEMIFVTGRSKRAIEDHFDKSYEIEAELEARGKDKLLELVRSIKPSHVDCFYVRQPEALGLGHAVMCAEKLVGDNPFAVILADDLLYGTPPVMTQMIEVFDHYHSSVIGVEEIPAEETRSYGIVDGKKWEDSIIKMSRIVEKPEPSMAPSNLGVVGRYVLKPRIFEHLRALKPGAGGELQLTDAIQSLLADEQVLAYKYHGTRFDCGSKLGYLKATVEFALRHPEVAADFEGYLLARSPVPAC; via the coding sequence ATGCTCAAAGTTACCAAGGCCATATTTCCGGTGGCGGGTCTCGGCACCCGGTTCCTTCCCGCCACGAAGGCGAGCCCGAAAGAGATGCTCCCGATTGTCGACAAGCCGCTGATCCAGTACGCGGTGGAAGAGGCAATGGCGGCCGGCATCACCGAAATGATCTTCGTCACGGGCCGCAGCAAGCGCGCAATCGAAGACCACTTCGATAAGTCGTATGAAATCGAGGCGGAACTCGAGGCACGCGGCAAGGACAAGCTGCTGGAACTCGTGCGCAGCATCAAGCCGAGCCATGTGGACTGCTTCTACGTGCGTCAGCCGGAAGCATTGGGTTTGGGCCACGCGGTGATGTGCGCCGAAAAGCTCGTGGGCGACAACCCGTTCGCCGTCATTCTCGCGGACGACTTGCTGTACGGCACGCCACCCGTTATGACGCAAATGATCGAAGTGTTCGACCACTATCACAGCTCGGTGATCGGCGTCGAAGAGATTCCGGCAGAGGAGACCAGGTCGTACGGGATTGTCGACGGCAAGAAATGGGAAGACTCGATCATCAAGATGTCGCGCATTGTCGAGAAGCCGGAACCGAGCATGGCGCCGTCGAATCTCGGCGTGGTGGGACGCTATGTGCTGAAGCCGCGCATCTTCGAACATCTGCGTGCATTGAAGCCGGGCGCGGGCGGCGAATTGCAGCTCACGGACGCAATTCAGTCGCTGCTCGCCGACGAACAGGTGCTCGCGTACAAGTATCACGGCACGCGTTTCGACTGCGGCAGCAAGCTGGGTTATCTCAAGGCGACCGTCGAGTTCGCCTTACGTCACCCGGAAGTGGCCGCCGATTTCGAAGGGTACCTGCTTGCGCGCTCGCCAGTACCCGCATGCTGA
- a CDS encoding MGH1-like glycoside hydrolase domain-containing protein, translating to MPPLRAINLLQSTEGARLHGPELDRWRRWGPYLSERQWGTVREDYSEYGTAWDYFPHDHARSRMYRWGEDGIAGFGNDPLDWCVSLALWNGHDPIIKERLFGLANEQGNHGEDVKELYFYLDGTPTHSYMKMLYKYPQDAYPYQDLIDENLRRGAEQPEYEILDTGVFDDNRYFDVCVEYAKHTPDDIVMRVTVENRADQRAALHLLPQFWARNRWAWSGKPGKPALTLESNTENGTRVIARHPAHATMIVTASAQQPIEWLFCENETNVRRIFGIDGAGPFKDGFNDYLVDGDEQAVRRDKGTRAAAHVSLQFAPHERSVVYLRWRPEAAADAAPLDMQALFTRRQAEADEFYAALQHDIADADARLVQRQALAGMLWSKQYYQFDVTRWHDGDPGQPPPPRARRHGRNADWRHMCNGDIVSMPDKWEYPWYASWDLAFHAVAFAMIDPDFAKKQLLLLVKERYMHPNGQLPAYEWAFGDANPPVHAWATWRVYELDREVTGVGDHEFLEVMFHKLLLNFSWWVNRKDADDRNIFQGGFLGLDNVGIFDRSSPLPTGGRIDQADGTAWMASYALDLMQIGLELAMTNSAYVEIAVKFFEHFLYIAEAVSCDEGCKTGLWDGQDEFFYDVLHLPNGARVPMRIRSIVGLIPLFAVHVLEDRVYGHLPGLRERLAWFLDHRPNLAKLVSRWTEPGKGNTTLLSLLRGHRMKTLLRRALDENEFLSEHGVRALSLVHRDAPYVFDHDGVKVCIQYQPAESDSRVFGGNSNWRGPVWIPVNYLLIESLYEFYRYYGDEFRVDYPTGSGNLFSLSEIADDLARRVTTLFLKNAQGVRPVMAAYPMLQADPRSQDLILFHEYFHGDNGRGVGASHQTGWSGLVALLLQPRMMKLSHVAADVASADSAVGEDAAAAAVR from the coding sequence ATGCCACCGCTACGCGCAATCAATCTGCTCCAGTCGACGGAAGGTGCCCGGCTCCATGGCCCGGAGCTCGACCGCTGGCGCCGTTGGGGGCCTTATCTGAGCGAGCGGCAATGGGGCACTGTTCGCGAAGACTATAGCGAATACGGCACCGCATGGGACTACTTTCCGCACGATCATGCGCGCAGCCGCATGTACCGCTGGGGCGAGGACGGCATTGCCGGATTCGGCAACGACCCGCTCGACTGGTGCGTATCGCTCGCGCTCTGGAACGGGCACGATCCGATCATCAAGGAACGGCTCTTCGGCTTAGCGAACGAGCAAGGCAATCACGGCGAGGACGTGAAGGAGCTTTACTTCTATCTCGACGGCACGCCGACGCATTCCTACATGAAGATGCTGTACAAGTATCCTCAAGACGCGTACCCGTACCAGGACCTCATTGACGAAAATCTGCGGCGCGGCGCGGAACAGCCCGAATATGAAATTCTCGATACGGGCGTGTTCGACGATAACCGCTACTTCGACGTTTGCGTCGAGTACGCGAAGCACACTCCCGACGATATCGTGATGCGCGTGACCGTCGAAAACCGAGCGGATCAGCGCGCGGCGCTTCATCTGTTACCGCAATTCTGGGCGCGCAACAGATGGGCCTGGTCGGGCAAGCCCGGCAAGCCGGCGCTTACGCTGGAGTCGAATACAGAGAATGGGACGCGCGTTATCGCGCGCCATCCCGCGCACGCCACGATGATCGTCACGGCGTCAGCGCAACAGCCGATCGAGTGGCTCTTCTGCGAAAACGAAACGAATGTACGCCGTATTTTCGGTATCGATGGAGCGGGGCCGTTCAAGGACGGCTTCAATGACTACCTCGTCGACGGCGACGAGCAGGCCGTCCGGCGCGACAAGGGCACTCGTGCCGCCGCGCATGTGAGCCTGCAATTCGCGCCTCATGAGCGCTCGGTCGTGTATCTGCGCTGGCGTCCCGAAGCGGCTGCGGATGCCGCGCCTCTCGACATGCAAGCGCTCTTCACGCGCCGGCAAGCGGAAGCCGACGAATTCTATGCGGCGCTTCAGCACGACATTGCAGACGCCGATGCGCGGCTCGTGCAGCGTCAGGCACTCGCCGGCATGTTGTGGTCGAAGCAGTACTACCAGTTCGACGTGACGCGCTGGCACGACGGCGACCCCGGCCAGCCGCCGCCGCCGAGAGCACGCAGGCACGGCCGCAATGCGGACTGGCGGCACATGTGCAATGGCGACATCGTGTCGATGCCGGATAAGTGGGAGTACCCATGGTACGCGTCGTGGGATCTCGCATTTCATGCAGTCGCGTTCGCTATGATCGATCCCGACTTCGCGAAGAAGCAATTGCTTCTGCTCGTGAAGGAGCGCTATATGCATCCGAACGGCCAATTGCCCGCTTACGAGTGGGCATTCGGCGATGCCAATCCGCCGGTTCATGCGTGGGCCACATGGCGTGTGTACGAACTCGACCGCGAGGTGACGGGCGTTGGCGATCACGAGTTTCTTGAAGTCATGTTTCACAAACTCCTGCTCAATTTCTCGTGGTGGGTCAACCGCAAGGACGCGGATGATCGCAACATCTTTCAGGGCGGCTTTCTTGGGCTCGACAACGTGGGCATCTTCGACCGGTCTTCGCCACTGCCTACCGGCGGCCGCATCGATCAGGCCGATGGCACGGCATGGATGGCCTCGTACGCGCTAGATCTGATGCAGATCGGCCTGGAACTGGCCATGACGAACAGCGCGTATGTCGAAATTGCAGTGAAGTTCTTCGAGCACTTTCTGTATATCGCGGAAGCGGTCAGTTGCGACGAAGGGTGCAAAACGGGGCTATGGGACGGACAAGACGAATTCTTCTACGACGTACTCCACCTTCCGAACGGCGCCCGTGTGCCGATGCGCATTCGTTCGATCGTCGGGCTGATCCCGCTGTTCGCTGTTCACGTGCTCGAAGATCGCGTGTATGGCCATTTGCCGGGATTGCGCGAACGGCTGGCCTGGTTCCTCGATCATCGGCCGAATCTGGCCAAGCTGGTGTCGCGCTGGACCGAGCCGGGCAAGGGCAATACCACGCTGCTGTCGCTGTTGCGCGGACACCGGATGAAAACACTGCTGCGCCGCGCGCTCGATGAAAACGAGTTTCTCTCCGAGCATGGCGTGCGGGCGCTGTCGCTCGTGCATCGCGATGCACCTTATGTGTTCGACCATGACGGCGTGAAAGTCTGCATTCAATACCAGCCGGCTGAATCGGACTCGCGTGTTTTCGGCGGCAATTCGAACTGGCGCGGGCCGGTCTGGATACCCGTCAACTACCTGCTGATCGAATCGTTGTATGAGTTCTATCGCTACTACGGCGATGAGTTTCGCGTCGACTATCCGACAGGATCGGGAAACCTTTTCTCGCTGAGCGAGATTGCCGACGACCTTGCGCGGCGCGTCACCACGCTCTTTCTCAAGAATGCACAAGGTGTGCGGCCCGTGATGGCGGCTTATCCGATGCTGCAAGCCGACCCGCGTTCGCAGGATCTCATCTTGTTTCATGAGTACTTTCACGGTGACAACGGACGCGGCGTCGGGGCTTCGCACCAGACCGGGTGGAGCGGGCTCGTCGCGCTGCTGCTTCAGCCGCGCATGATGAAGCTGTCGCATGTTGCGGCCGATGTTGCGTCGGCGGATTCGGCAGTGGGGGAGGATGCTGCTGCGGCGGCAGTGCGGTAA